A genomic stretch from Pseudomonadota bacterium includes:
- a CDS encoding nuclear transport factor 2 family protein, with translation MESLFQGIEREVWETLRKLNDAWTKGDGKDLENFFHKDMVAITPTDRNRREGRDDCVAGWVGFLSMAKVHRWEEIDPKIQVYGDSAVVTYYFDMAFEAGGQMIEMSGRDMFIFVKEDGKWWAVADQFSPYPQPQ, from the coding sequence ATGGAATCACTATTTCAAGGTATAGAGCGTGAGGTATGGGAAACGTTGCGCAAGCTGAATGATGCATGGACGAAAGGTGATGGAAAAGACCTCGAAAACTTCTTCCATAAAGACATGGTAGCAATTACGCCAACGGACAGAAATCGACGCGAGGGCAGAGATGACTGTGTTGCGGGATGGGTTGGTTTCCTATCAATGGCGAAGGTTCATCGTTGGGAGGAGATTGACCCCAAGATCCAAGTCTATGGTGATTCAGCCGTTGTTACATACTACTTCGATATGGCCTTCGAGGCTGGCGGGCAAATGATCGAGATGAGTGGCCGTGACATGTTCATATTTGTGAAAGAGGACGGCAAGTGGTGGGCTGTGGCTGACCAGTTCTCACCATATCCACAACCACAATAG
- a CDS encoding PF20097 family protein, with protein MKCPICSCEIEKGKLFGDRYALKWMSDNKKLFLGIWAFGGEVVGNRKIKFLSRSFVNGYKCSNCKKIILDME; from the coding sequence ATGAAATGTCCAATTTGTAGTTGTGAAATAGAAAAAGGAAAATTGTTTGGAGATAGATATGCTTTAAAATGGATGTCTGATAATAAAAAACTATTTCTTGGCATATGGGCATTTGGAGGAGAAGTTGTTGGTAATCGTAAAATAAAATTTTTATCACGATCATTCGTAAATGGTTATAAATGCTCAAATTGTAAAAAAATAATTTTAGATATGGAATAA